Proteins found in one Fusarium keratoplasticum isolate Fu6.1 chromosome 12, whole genome shotgun sequence genomic segment:
- a CDS encoding MFS domain-containing protein, translated as MTAQVQSLAVEPHPDIVDNHTDDKKHASDTGAEVEVGTVVDGPEKTYYSRLSVWLMVLFSGLAIGSDGYNAAVIGNVQLIMKVLYPDALTSSISTRLSNAFLIGMIIGMLFFGLIVDQFGRKTGAVATTILLVLGIALSAGASGGTDVGLFWMLIVARGVAGVGAGGEYPVSGAGAAEATDESAQYRKHRGFMFAMLADLSASLGYVWAGLTPLLLLLCVQQKESKYAIVWRTTFALGAFPPLVIFWFRMRMSVATAYRKSSMRKQRVPYWLALKRYYRPLIGVATCWFLYNWISIPFGIFSSTIMSRANVGDSIVKNLGWGVVINCFYIPGPFIGGYLSDRIGRRKTMALGFTLQACLGFVLGGAEEQIQSIFPLFVVLYGIFLTLGEVGPGSTVVLAASECFPTSIRGQMLGFIAAWSKAGAAIGTQVFTAILNSYTDDPSKGNQVAFLIGSAFAVLGAVVAYFVIPDVSRRLEDDDEAWKAYLEANGWDATWGDSETKDPSGVIMNRTAS; from the exons ATGACTGCTCAGGTTCAAAGCCTGGCCGTTGAGCCGCATCCAGATATTGTCGACAACCACACAGACGACAAGAAGCATGCCTCAGACACCGGagccgaggtcgaggtcggcacTGTCGTAGACGGCCCTGAAAAGACTTACTACAGCAGGCTCTCTGTCTGGCTGATGGTGCTCTTTTCGGGTCTAGCAATCGGCTCTGATGGATA TAATGCTGCCGTGATTGGAAATgtccagctcatcatgaAGGTCCTGTATCCGGACGCTCTGACGAGTTCCATCTCTACGCGTCTGAGTAACGCCTTTCTGATCGGCATGATTATTGGCATGCTCTTCTTCGGTCTCATTGTCGACCAGTTTGGTCGCAAGACCGGTGCTGTCGCTACGACAATCCTTTTGGTGCTGGGAATTGCGCTGTCGGCTGGTGCGAGTGGCGGTACTGATGTCGGTCTCTTCTGGATGCTCATCGTTGCTCGTGGTGTCGCTGGTGTTGGCGCCGGCGGCGAGTACCCCGTGTCTGGTGCCGGTGCCGCAGAGGCAACTGATGAGAGCGCTCAGTACCGTAAACACCGAGGCTTCATGTTTGCCATGCTTGCTGATCTGTCGGCGTCCCTGGGCTACGTCTGGGCCGGTCTCACGCCTCTGCTCTTGCTCCTCTGTGTGCAACAAAAGGAGAGCAAGTACGCCATCGTCTGGCGAACCACCTTTGCACTTGGCGCATTTCCTCCTCTGGTCATCTTCTGGTTCCGCATGCGCATGTCGGTTGCCACGGCGTACCGAAAGTCGTCGATGCGCAAGCAGCGTGTGCCGTACTGGCTTGCGCTCAAGAGATATTACCGCCCCTTGATCGGCGTGGCAACCTGTTGGTTTCTGTACAATTGGATCTCAATTCCCTTTGGCATCTTTAGCTCAACCATCATGTCTCGAGCCAACGTTGGAGACAGCATCGTCAAGAACTTGGGATGGggcgtcgtcatcaactGCTTCTATATCCCGGGCCCCTTTATTGGAGGTTACCTCTCTGACAGGATTGGCCGCCGCAAGACCATGGCATTGGGCTTCACTCTTCAGGCTTGCCTTGGCTTTGTTCTCGGTGGAGCTGAGGAGCAGATTCAGAGCATCTTTCCCCTTTTCGTTGTTTTATACGGCATCTTCCTGACGCTCGGCGAAGTTGGCCCCGGCAG TACCGTTGTCCTGGCCGCCTCTGAATGCTTCCCTACCTCTATCCGCGGCCAGATGCTGGGCTTCATAGCCGCGTGGTCCAAGGCCGGGGCTGCCATTGGAACCCAGGTCTTCACGGCCATCCTCAACTCATACACCGACGACCCTTCCAAGGGCAACCAGGTGGCTTTCTTGATTGGATCCGCATTTGCCGTATTGGGCGCTGTTGTTGCGTACTTTGTCATCCCTGACGTCTCGCGACGCCtggaggacgatgatgaggcaTGGAAGGCTTATTTGGAAGCCAACGGATGGGATGCCACATGGGGTGATTCCGAGACCAAGGATCCTTCAGGAGTGATTATGAACAGGACTGCTTCCTAA
- a CDS encoding AB hydrolase-1 domain-containing protein: MFEGFQSFDVKTSKDSVTINGLRSGDSSSSKPPLLLLHGFPQTLHIWHRVAPQLLDKYTLILIDIRGYGKSSKPENVSAYAKSAMARDCIDVMDSLGFTDFYVCAHDRGARVAHKLCVDYPDRVRKVILLDICPTLSMFTKTNFDFAKAYFHWFFLIQDAPLPEMMIAGRSRQFAELFMGGRQKDGLKFFDPDCFDFYAKSLGDEATVHAMCNDYRASATLDLDEAREDLKQGHRIRSPLLVIWGKHGVIEKCFDAVKEWKDVTEPGVPVEGYSVESGHYIPEHAPGEVVSAVLKFFK; encoded by the coding sequence ATGTTTGAAGGATTCCAATCCTTTGACGTCAAAACGTCCAAGGATAGTGTCACTATCAATGGGTTAAGGAGCGGTgactcgtcgtcatcaaagCCTCCGTTGCTGTTACTCCACGGCTTTCCCCAGACCCTTCACATCTGGCATCGCGTTGCGCctcagctcctcgacaaaTACACGCTTATCCTCATCGACATTCGTGGTTACGGAAAGTCTTCCAAACCAGAAAATGTCTCGGCATACGCCAAGAGCGCCATGGCTCGTGACTGCATCGACGTGATGGACTCTTTGGGCTTTACCGACTTCTACGTCTGTGCCCACGATCGGGGAGCGAGAGTGGCCCATAAACTATGCGTCGATTATCCGGACCGAGTGCGCAAAGTTATTCTGCTCGATATTTGCCCGACGCTTTCCATGTTCACAAAGACCAACTTCGACTTTGCCAAAGCGTACTTTCACTGGTTTTTCCTCATCCAGGATGCGCCACTCCCCGAGATGATGATCGCTGGGCGGTCGAGGCAATTTGCGGAGCTGTTCATGGGAGGACGACAGAAAGACGGGTTGAAGTTTTTTGATCCGGACTGTTTCGACTTTTATGCCAAGAGCCTGGGAGATGAGGCGACCGTTCACGCCATGTGCAATGATTACCGGGCGAGTGCAACTTTGGACTTGGACGAGGCCAGGGAGGACTTGAAGCAGGGGCATAGGATTCGCAGCCCTTTGCTTGTGATTTGGGGGAAGCATGGGGTTATTGAGAAGTGTTTCGACGCTGTCAAGGAGTGGAAAGATGTCACTGAGCCTGGTGTGCCCGTCGAGGGCTATAGTGTTGAGTCTGGGCACTATATCCCAGAACACGCGCCCGGAGAAGTTGTGTCTGCTGTTCTGAAATTCTTCAAGTAG